A DNA window from Coffea arabica cultivar ET-39 chromosome 6c, Coffea Arabica ET-39 HiFi, whole genome shotgun sequence contains the following coding sequences:
- the LOC140007975 gene encoding putative pectinesterase/pectinesterase inhibitor 45 yields the protein MAFQDFDLISQRRENERKRKLKRRITIAVVATTVLALVAAAAVCAVVYKDRLYPNSSQNHGNAHPAHHPPTQPAQSPAQKAVKTICASTDYKQTCEDNLFKAVKANASALQPKDLLKASMTAISRGIDLAMKIGSSVHFDDPKTKIAFDFCMTLLGDAKEELNSSISSIDDKTSNAGDLNNWLSAVMSYQQSCIDGYPNGTIKSQLESTLKSSKELTSNSLAMVSLSQLASFHGTSIKRRLLTKGSGIPSLDEEGLPRWLNDQERRRILKDNTTFQHPNATVAKDGSGNYTTINAALAAIPSNYTGRYVIYVKAGVYEETVTVTKKMVNVTIYGDGSQKSIVTGSKNYVDGVPTFLTATFSALGDGFMAQSIGFRNTAGPEKHQAVALRVQSDRAIFVNCRMEGYQDTLYAQTHRQYYRSCYITGTVDFIFGDAAAVFQNCMIYVRKPMDNQQNIVTAQGRVDKRETTGIVLQGCRILADASLSPVKSQFKSYLGRPWKEYSRTIIMETEIGDFIHGYGYMPWQGNFALNTLYYAEYNNKGPGAQTSARVKWPGYKGPIKRDEALKYTVGPFIQGEGWLKVDNVPVHFGLYA from the exons atggcATTTCAGGATTTTGATCTCATTTCTCAACGTCgagaaaatgaaaggaaacgAAAGCTGAAAAGGAGGATCACAATTGCAGTTGTTGCTACGACTGTCCTAGCCCTTGTAGCGGCTGCTGCTGTTTGTGCTGTTGTTTATAAGGATCGTTTGTACCCGAATTCTAGTCAGAACCACGGCAATGCTCATCCGGCACATCATCCCCCGACGCAACCAGCTCAATCTCCAGCCCAGAAAGCTGTAAAAACAATATGTGCCTCCACAGATTACAAGCAAACATGCGAGGACAACCTATTCAAGGCAGTCAAGGCCAATGCATCAGCCCTGCAGCCAAAGGATCTTTTAAAGGCTTCGATGACCGCGATTTCTCGTGGGATTGATCTGGCTATGAAGATAGGAAGTTCTGTCCATTTCGACGATCCAAAGACTAAGATAGCTTTTGATTTTTGCATGACACtacttggtgatgccaaagaaGAATTGAACAGTTCCATTTCCAGCATAGATGACAAGACATCAAATGCTGGCGATCTGAACAATTGGTTGAGTGCTGTTATGTCCTACCAACAATCATGCATTGATGGATACCCAAATGGAACTATAAAGAGTCAGCTGGAGAGTACCTTGAAAAGCTCCAAGGAACTTACGAGCAATTCCCTTGCCATGGTTTCCCTCTCTCAACTGGCTTCATTTCATGGAACCAGCATCAAACGACGTCTTTTGACAAAAGGATCGGGCATCCCTTCCCTGGACGAGGAGGGGCTTCCAAGGTGGTTGAATGATCAAGAGAGGCGAAGGATTTTGAAGGACAACACAACATTCCAGCATCCAAATGCTACCGTCGCTAAAGATGGAAGCGGAAATtacaccaccattaatgcagcTTTAGCAGCAATACCATCAAATTATACAGGAAG ATACGTGATATATGTTAAGGCAGGAGTTTATGAAGAGACGGTCACCGTGACAAAGAAAATGGTCAATGTTACAATATACGGTGATGGATCACAAAAGAGTATAGTCACCGGGAGCAAAAACTATGTTGATGGAGTACCGACCTTCCTAACCGCAACTTTTT CGGCATTAGGAGACGGATTTATGGCACAATCAATAGGTTTCAGAAACACTGCAGGTCCTGAGAAACATCAAGCAGTGGCCCTAAGAGTTCAGTCCGATCGCGCAATTTTTGTCAATTGTCGTATGGAGGGGTACCAAGACACATTATATGCACAAACCCACAGGCAATACTATCGAAGCTGCTACATAACAGGCACAGTTGACTTCATTTTTGGTGATGCTGCTGCTGTATTCCAGAATTGCATGATCTATGTCAGAAAGCCCATGGACAACCAACAAAACATCGTGACGGCTCAAGGAAGGGTAGACAAACGTGAAACTACAGGCATAGTTTTACAAGGTTGTCGGATTCTTGCAGACGCTTCACTCAGTCCTGTTAAAAGCCAATTCAAGAGCTATCTAGGCAGGCCCTGGAAAGAGTATTCCCGGACCATTATAATGGAAACTGAAATTGGGGatttcattcatggttatggatATATGCCTTGGCAGGGAAACTTCGCGCTCAATACATTGTATTATGCAGAGTATAATAACAAAGGCCCTGGAGCTCAAACTTCTGCAAGAGTGAAATGGCCTGGTTACAAAGGGCCTATCAAGAGAGATGAGGCCTTGAAATATACAGTAGGTCCCTTTATTCAAGGAGAAGGATGGTTGAAAGTTGATAATGTTCCAGTTCATTTTGGCCTATACGCCTGA
- the LOC113691568 gene encoding probable pectinesterase/pectinesterase inhibitor 12, giving the protein MSMASRNLKPSLLLFSIFFSTCFVITSSSSSSPSTLDSHLSSMKDLCKSTPYPDVCFDSLRLSVSINIGPNIINFLLHSLQTALSEAGKLSNIFSSSGGHSNIVEKQKGTIQDCSELQQITVSSLKKSVSRISSSNSRRLADARAFLSAALTNKVTCLEGLDSASGPSKPALVNSIVDAYKHVSNALSILSKPGRSKSNGLMHRRLMGFPSWMSSKDRRILQSSADDDYYDPSNMITVAADGTGNFTALTDAINFAPNNSADRIFIFVRQGVYQENVEIPSWKPNIVLLGDGSDVTIITGSRSVGDGWTTFRSATVAVSGEGFLARDITFENSAGPEKHQAVALRVNGDLAAVYRCTIKGHQDTLYVHSFRQFYRECDVYGTIDYIFGNAAVVFQGCNVISRLPMPGQFTAITAQSRDIEDESTGISLQNCSILPTNDLNSNLATVKSYLGRPWRNYSRTVIIKSYIDEHIAPEGWTPWQGDQGLSTLYYGEYGNDGPGAVTDNRVTWPGFHIMNYDDASNFAVSEFITGDEWLDSTNFPYDNGI; this is encoded by the exons ATGTCCATGGCTTCCCGCAACTTGAAGCCATCCCTGCTTCTATTCTCAATTTTCTTCTCAACATGTTTTGTCATCacctcttcatcttcatcatctcCTTCGACTTTAGATTCTCATTTGTCTTCCATGAAAGATCTCTGCAAGTCCACACCATACCCAGATGTCTGTTTTGATTCACTGAGGCTCTCTGTCTCCATTAACATCGGTCCAAACATTATAAATTTTCTTCTCCATTCACTTCAAACTGCATTATCAGAAGCTGGAAAGCTCTCAAACATCTTCTCTAGCAGTGGTGGACACTCAAACATTGTCGAAAAACAAAAGGGTACAATCCAAGATTGCAGCGAATTGCAACAAATAACAGTTTCTTCGTTAAAGAAATCTGTTTCGCGAATCAGCTCTTCTAACTCGAGAAGATTAGCTGATGCAAGGGCCTTTCTCAGTGCAGCTTTGACTAACAAAGTTACTTGTTTAGAAGGGCTAGATTCAGCATCTGGCCCTTCTAAACCAGCCCTGGTCAACTCCATCGTTGATGCTTATAAGCATGTAAGCAATGCCTTGTCAATTCTGTCTAAACCAGGAAGATCAAAATCAAACGGCCTAATGCATAGGCGTCTAATGGGATTTCCAAGTTGGATGTCCAGTAAAGATCGACGGATTTTGCAGAGTTCTGCAGATGATGATTATTACGACCCGAGTAACATGATCACAGTGGCGGCCGATGGAACCGGAAATTTCACCGCTCTTACTGATGCAATAAACTTTGCTCCGAATAATAGCGCTGATAGAATATTTATCTTTGTTAGGCAAGGAGTGTATCAAGAGAATGTCGAGATTCCAAGTTGGAAGCCCAACATTGTTCTTCTTGGAGATGGAAGTGATGTTACCATAATTACTGGTAGCAGAAGCGTAGGTGACGGCTGGACCACATTCAGATCCGCCACTGttg CCGTATCCGGGGAGGGATTCTTGGCACGAGACATAACTTTCGAGAATTCAGCAGGACCAGAGAAGCACCAGGCAGTTGCCCTTCGGGTTAATGGTGATTTGGCCGCCGTCTACAGGTGCACCATAAAGGGACACCAGGACACATTATATGTGCACTCATTTCGTCAATTCTACAGAGAATGCGACGTTTATGGGACAATAGACTACATATTTGGCAATGCAGCTGTGGTTTTCCAGGGATGCAACGTCATTTCCAGATTACCAATGCCTGGACAGTTCACCGCGATCACAGCCCAGTCGCGAGACATCGAAGATGAGTCCACCGGAATTTCTCTGCAAAACTGTTCGATCCTGCCCACGAATGACTTGAACTCAAATCTGGCTACCGTCAAGAGTTATCTAGGAAGACCATGGAGAAATTACTCGAGAACAGTCATTATAAAATCATACATCGATGAACACATTGCACCAGAAGGGTGGACTCCATGGCAAGGTGATCAAGGCCTAAGCACTTTATACTACGGAGAGTATGGTAACGATGGCCCCGGTGCAGTGACAGACAATCGAGTTACTTGGCCAGGTTTTCACATAATGAACTATGATGATGCATCTAACTTCGCAGTTTCGGAGTTCATCACCGGAGATGAGTGGCTGGATTCTACTAATTTTCCTTATGATAATGGCATTTGA